Proteins encoded in a region of the Raphanus sativus cultivar WK10039 chromosome 8, ASM80110v3, whole genome shotgun sequence genome:
- the LOC108820484 gene encoding protein TPX2 — translation MEMDEDMEIEGTGFEAREIDLEYEFDAARWFDFTRMESPEESRSAEFWFHSAPSYAPSPFVTKLLLSEEVSDDKTEAASTRSEAAADGSEKDRQTYQPSHLNKTGNGMRFGIFSSHLGNNLKKLPRQPICKGPTVSNHNHNDKPKFRAKSSIRPTPRSSTLMRPTASQLAKQNNASKFHMQVDHIHEKGLCGTSGTEVHAAKRQKLDGGLLRKVADTKQEMNFVHKIPKKDTTLDGNSQQARTKITIPHEPDFATSQRAHRIRHKNDAKLEQDSTTVYRFKARPFNRKIFDAPSLPIRKKSTPKLPEFHEFHLKTSERAMQHSSVVTTRCNQGNDVYKGSDKSNITDALDGVNRENRRPSEHDVSEGKHIFKARPLNKKILSSRGDMGVFKNSKRETTVPLEFSFHTEKRVQPDLPTDLFSKLSIKSELKQSNGSSTRFHQAKGFKENRVQAGNEVTTRLAAGKTVSSDGRQIQSSNSGVVIHQTNQRWTASRSLGIR, via the exons aTGGAGATGGATGAAGATATGGAGATCGAGGGAACGGGGTTCGAGGCGAGAGAGATCGATCTGGAGTACGAGTTTGACGCGGCTCGGTGGTTCGATTTCACTAGGATGGAGTCACCGGAGGAGTCTCGATCCGCTGAGTTCTGGTTTCACTCTGCTCCCTCCTACGCTCCCTCTC cGTTCGTAACAAAACTGTTACTTAGTGAGGAGGTTTCTGATGACAAGACCGAGGCGGCATCCACTAGATCAGAGGCAGCAGCAGATGGTTCTGAGAAGGATAGACAGACTTATCAGCCTTCGCATTTGAATAAAACTG gAAATGGAATGCGTTTTGGGATTTTTTCATCCCATTTAGGTAATAACTTGAAGAAACTCCCACGTCAACCTATATGCAAAG GGCCAACGGTTAGCAATCACAACCATAATGATAAACCAAAGTTCAGAGCTAAGTCAAGCATCAGACCAACTCCGAGGAGCTCGACGTTAATGAGACCTACTGCTAGTCAGTTAGCAAAGCAGAATAACGCCAG TAAATTCCATATGCAAGTTGATCATATTCATGAGAAAGGTTTATGTGGGACATCTGGGACCGAGGTTCACGCGGCTAAAAGACAGAAGCTTGATGGAGGTCTTCTTCGTAAG GTTGCTGATACAAAGCAGGAGATGAATTTTGTTCACAAAATACCCAAGAAG GATACAACTCTTGATGGAAACTCACAACAGGCAAGGACAAAGATTACTATCCCACATGAGCCTGATTTTGCTACATCACAGAGGGCTCACAGGATACG GCACAAGAATGATGCCAAGCTAGAACAGGACTCAACTACTGTATATAGATTCAAAGCACGTCCATTTAACAGAAAG ATATTTGATGCTCCCTCATTACCCATCCGGAAAAAGAGCACTCCAAAACTACCGGAGTTCCAC GAATTTCATTTGAAGACTTCAGAAAGGGCTATGCAACATTCTTCAGTAGTAACAACAAGGTGTAATCAGGGGAATGATGTGTATAAG GGGTCAGACAAATCTAATATAACTGATGCACTTGACGGTGTTAACAGGGAAAATAGGAG ACCAAGCGAGCATGATGTCTCGGAGggaaaacacatttttaaaGCTCGTCCTCTAAACAAGAAG ATACTTTCAAGTAGAGGAGACATGGGGGTTTTCAAAAATAGCAAACGAGAAACTACAGTACCTTTG GAGTTTAGTTTTCATACAGAAAAGAGAGTTCAACCAGATTTACCAACAGACCTCTTCAGCAAG CTCTCCATCAAATCCGAGCTCAAGCAAAGCAATGGATCTAGCACAAGATTTCATCAAGCAAAG GGCTTCAAGGAAAATAGAGTCCAAGCAGGGAATGAG